The nucleotide window GGCACCACCCTGCAGTACGCCACCAAGGCTGCCCACGGCGCCTCGAAGGTTTACATGCAGCCTGCCTCGGAAGGTACCGGTATCATCGCCGGTGGCGCAATGCGTGCTGTCCTGGAAGTTGCTGGTGTTCAGAACGTTCTGGCCAAGTGCTACGGTTCGACCAACCCTGTGAACGTGGTTTACGCCACCTTCAAGGGTCTGAAAGCCATGCAATCTCCTGAATCCATTGCTGCCAAGCGCGGCAAGAGCGTCGAGGAGATCTTCTGATCATGGCAACCGTAAAAGTAACGCTGATCAAGAGCGTCTCGGGCCGTCTGCCTAACCACAAGCTGTGCGTTAAGGGCCTGGGTCTGCGTCGCATCGGTCACACTGTAGAAGTCCAGGATACTCCCGAAAACCGCGGGATGATCAACAAGGCTTACTACATGCTGAAGGTCGAGGGTTAATCGATGAAACTCAATGATCTGAGTCCAGCGCCGGGTTCCCGTCGCGAGAAGCATCGTCCAGGTCGTGGTATCGGTAGCGGTCTGGGCAAGACCGGCGGCCGTGGCCACAAAGGTCAGACTTCCCGTTCGGGTGGTTCGATCGCTCCTGGCTTCGAAGGCGGTCAACAGCCGCTGCACCGTCGTCTGCCGAAGTTCGGCTTCGTTTCCCTGAAAGCCATGGACCGCGCCGAAGTGCGTCTGTCCGAGCTGGCCAAGGTGGAAGGCGACGTGATCTCCGTGCAATCCCTGAAGGATGCCAACGTGATCGGCCAGAACGTACAGCGCGTGAAAATCATGCTGTCTGGCGAAGTCACTCGCGCAGTCACCATCAAGGGTATCGCAGCCACCAAGGGTGCGCGTGCGGCTATCGAAGCAGCTGGCGGCAAGTTCGAGGAATAAATGGCTAAGCAAGGTGCTCTCTCTTCGCTCGGTAAGGGCGGGATGTCGGAACTCTGGGCTCGTCTGCGCTTTCTGTTTATGGCGATCATCGTCTATCGGATAGGTGCGCATATCCCGGTTCCTGGCATCAATCCAGACCGTCTGGCGGATCTGTTTCGGCAGAATGAGGGGACCATTCTTAGCTTGTTCAACATGTTTTCCGGTGGCGCGCTTGAGCGCATGAGCATCTTTGCACTGGGGATCATGCCGTACATCTCGGCATCGATCATCATGCAGCTGATGACGGCGGTCAGCCCGCAACTGGAACAGTTGAAGAAGGAAGGTGAAGCTGGCCGTCGTAAGATCAGCCAGTACACCCGCTACGGCACCGTTATCCTGGCACTGGTTCAAGCCATTGGCATGTCCATTGGCCTGGCCAACCAGGGCGTTGCGTTTTCTGTAGGCCTGGGCTTCCATGTCGTTGCTGTCTCCACCTTCGTGGCAGGCGCGATGTTCATGATGTGGCTGGGCGAGCAGATCACCGAGCGCGGTGTGGGCAACGGTATCTCGATGTTGATCTTCGCGGGTATCGTTGCCGGTCTTCCGAGAGCAATCGGGCAGTCTTTCGAGTCTGCGCGCACAGGCGATATCAACATTTTCGCCCTGGTCGCTATCGGTTTGCTGGCAGTAGCGATTATCGGTTTTGTGGTGTTCATTGAGCGTGGTCAGCGTCGTATCGCCGTTCACTACGCCAAGCGTCAGCAGGGCCGCAAGGTCTTCGCTGCGCAGACCAGCCACTTGCCGCTGAAGGTGAACATGGCGGGGGTTATCCCGGCCATTTTCGCGAGCAGCATTCTGCTGTTCCCGGCTTCGCTGGGTGCCTGGTTCGGTCAGTCCGAAGGTATGGGCTGGCTGCAGGACATCTCGCAGTCGATCGCTCCTGGTCAGCCGTTGAACATTCTGCTGTTTAGTGCAGGGATCATTTTCTTCTGCTTCTTCTACACAGCGCTGATGTTCAACCCGAAAGACGTAGCGGAAAACCTGAAGAAGTCCGGTGCCTTTATTCCGGGTATCCGTCCTGGTGAGCAGTCGGCACGCTACATTGATGGCGTTCTGACCCGTCTGACCATGTTCGGTGCTCTTTACATGATGGCCGTCTGCCTTCTGCCCCAGTTCCTGGTGGTGGCAGCAAATGTGCCGTTCTACCTTGGCGGGACCTCGTTGCTGATTGTGGTAGTGGTTGTGATGGACTTCATGTCCCAAGTACAATCGCACCTCGTTTCGCACCAGTACGAATCCCTGATGAAGAAAGCCAACCTGAAAGGCTACGGTGGCAGCGGTCTGCTGCGCTGATACGCCCCTAAGGTTCGAGGAGTCGGTAATGAAAGTTCGTGCATCGGTGAAAAAGCTGTGCCGTAACTGCAAGATCATCCGTCGCGAAGGCGTCGTACGAGTGATCTGCAGCGCGGAACCGCGTCACAAACAGCGCCAAGGCTGAGTGTGATCTGCGCTTCAAACCCAGCAGCTAGTGTGCTGCTGGGTTGATTATTCGTTTCTACAGCGATATTATCTCGCGCCCTATTTCTT belongs to Pseudomonas asiatica and includes:
- the rpsE gene encoding 30S ribosomal protein S5 — its product is MANNDQKRDEGYIEKLVQVNRVAKTVKGGRIFTFTALTVVGDGKGRVGFGRGKSREVPAAIQKAMEAARRNMIQVDLKGTTLQYATKAAHGASKVYMQPASEGTGIIAGGAMRAVLEVAGVQNVLAKCYGSTNPVNVVYATFKGLKAMQSPESIAAKRGKSVEEIF
- the secY gene encoding preprotein translocase subunit SecY, which translates into the protein MAKQGALSSLGKGGMSELWARLRFLFMAIIVYRIGAHIPVPGINPDRLADLFRQNEGTILSLFNMFSGGALERMSIFALGIMPYISASIIMQLMTAVSPQLEQLKKEGEAGRRKISQYTRYGTVILALVQAIGMSIGLANQGVAFSVGLGFHVVAVSTFVAGAMFMMWLGEQITERGVGNGISMLIFAGIVAGLPRAIGQSFESARTGDINIFALVAIGLLAVAIIGFVVFIERGQRRIAVHYAKRQQGRKVFAAQTSHLPLKVNMAGVIPAIFASSILLFPASLGAWFGQSEGMGWLQDISQSIAPGQPLNILLFSAGIIFFCFFYTALMFNPKDVAENLKKSGAFIPGIRPGEQSARYIDGVLTRLTMFGALYMMAVCLLPQFLVVAANVPFYLGGTSLLIVVVVVMDFMSQVQSHLVSHQYESLMKKANLKGYGGSGLLR
- the rpmJ gene encoding 50S ribosomal protein L36, with product MKVRASVKKLCRNCKIIRREGVVRVICSAEPRHKQRQG
- the rpmD gene encoding 50S ribosomal protein L30, translating into MATVKVTLIKSVSGRLPNHKLCVKGLGLRRIGHTVEVQDTPENRGMINKAYYMLKVEG
- the rplO gene encoding 50S ribosomal protein L15, which codes for MKLNDLSPAPGSRREKHRPGRGIGSGLGKTGGRGHKGQTSRSGGSIAPGFEGGQQPLHRRLPKFGFVSLKAMDRAEVRLSELAKVEGDVISVQSLKDANVIGQNVQRVKIMLSGEVTRAVTIKGIAATKGARAAIEAAGGKFEE